One Rhododendron vialii isolate Sample 1 chromosome 2a, ASM3025357v1 genomic region harbors:
- the LOC131317580 gene encoding uncharacterized protein At1g65760-like: MGTWAEVPEDLLVLTAKQVTLFFKDFVSFSGICRSRHSVAINDNFEGSEHIPWLMLSDKDKPDERQFISPRKDGVIRTVNLPEARGKRCLESLGWLVTLAEDGEMNLLHPFNDYHFRSLYKHPSFIHKAVLSSRPEESKDYVLVVLHGNVGHLGFWRPGDKSWTDVEVPILGFCDIIFHEGLLYGVMGHGMVLAFDVLGPNPTRPWFGLGIPDICFGFRVFKAASSTNEWVEIMRLGDNALFLGENASISVDASRFLEIKANCIYYTDNFWNFYQRGGVNTGIYSLEDGSKSPCYEEEYSFNPICPPLRPHSRGLLHASKTYDPTLGFSVALGSGSVMGSDSAGLRSPLCPVVLDLVFDRGFCGGGGLLVGGDGCWRCAAAVVFQ, from the exons atgggaaCTTGGGCCGAAGTTCCAGAAGACCTACTCGTTCTAACTGCTAAACAAGTAACTCTCTTCTTCAAAGATTTTGTCTCTTTCAGTGGAATTTGTAGATCACGGCATTCTGTTGCAATCAACGACAATTTCGAGGGATCTGAACACATCCCATGGCTTATGCTCTCTGATAAAGACAAACCCGACGAGCGTCAATTTATTAGTCCAAGAAAAGATGGTGTTATTCGCACAGTCAATCTACCAGAAGCAAGAGGAAAACGATGCCTAGAGAGTTTGGGTTGGTTAGTTACACTAGCCGAAGATGGTGAGATGAATCTACTCCATCCTTTCAATGACTACCACTTTAGAAGCTTGTACAAACATCCGAGTTTCATACATAAGGCTGTCTTGTCTTCACGCCCAGAGGAGAGCAAGGATTACGTTCTCGTGGTTTTGCATGGAAACGTCGGACATCTTGGTTTTTGGAGACCTGGCGATAAGTCCTGGACCGACGTCGAAGTCCCTATACTAGGCTTCTGTGATATCATTTTTCATGAGGGACTACTTTATGGGGTCATGGGACATGGCATGGTTTTGGCTTTCGACGTTTTGGGGCCTAACCCGACTCGGCCATGGTTTGGTCTAGGCATACCGGACATATGCTTTGG GTTTCGAGTATTCAAAGCTGCTTCAAGCACAAATGAATGGGTGGAGATAATGAGGTTAGGCGACAATGCCCTGTTCTTGGGTGAGAATGCTTCCATCTCCGTTGATGCTTCTAGATTTCTAGAGATAAAGGCTAATTGTATCTATTACACCGAcaacttttggaatttttatCAGCGAGGAGGTGTAAACACGGGTATCTATAGCTTGGAAGATGGAAGCAAAAGTCCTTGCTATGAAGAGGAGTACTCTTTTAATCCGATATGTCCACCTTT gaggcctcattcaagaggtttGCTTCAcgcctccaaaacttatgaccCGACCCTAGGTTTCTCGGTGGCTTTGGGATCCGGGAGTGTGATGGGATCGGACAGTGCGGGTCTTCGGTCTCCTCTGTGTCCGGTGGTTTTGGATCTTGTCTTTGACAGGGggttttgtggtggtggtgggctgCTTGTTGGGGGTGATGGCTGTTGGAGGTGTGCCGCGGCAGTGGTGTTCCAATGA
- the LOC131317581 gene encoding uncharacterized protein LOC131317581, whose amino-acid sequence MGNWAELPEDLLVLTAKKITLFKDFLSFSGVCRSWRSVAINDNFKGSEQIPWLMLSDRDKPDERQFVSLRKGSVIRTVNLPEARGKRCLETLGWLVTLAEDGEMNLLHPFTRVQIKLPHVTTFKDYHTKSFFKNTSFIRKAVLSSRPEESKDYVLMVIHGNCGYLGFWRLGDTSWTKVEVGIVSFLDIIFHDGLFYGVMCDFVFAFDVWGPDPTRPWIVLHVPDRRKIGSNEQSFLVESAGVLLLGMRDYRNSRFQVYIPGCSKRKREMGGDNELRQQCSILGQSYDIPWHIVFITALWQIWKDRNKKSFDNIEIPICISARNIMVYSREIVEAFKSPLIMGSQQACLISWVNPIASNIKLNTDGCWYEMNGRGGFGGLFRDHKGDWIMGFYGRRNFSSSLEAEIWSIYKGLKIILERKLKNVAIESDSLTAVNLIKEGNPSNHPQSVLINEAHFIMAKTNTPIEHTYRSANQCADHLARMGVEQTDELVLVMDMPISMREFFLRDSLNIRQQQQNKNMGNWAELPEDILVLIAKRITLFEDFLFFSGVCRSWHSVAVNDNFKGSEQIPWLMLSNEDKPDERRFVSVRKDSIIRTVNLPEARGKRCLETLGWLLTTSEDGDINLLHPFTRVQINLPHISTSEYYHPRRNKHLRFINKAVLSSRPEEGKDYVLMAIYAGGDTGRGFLAFWRSRDKSWITVNIIWFCDINFYNGLCYGVVGTKILAFDVLGPNPNVALVVGYGPSHECFEELQKPYVVESAGVVLIVNRIIRQVSPSTFSKDDPYIFETCGFTLFEVDSSEKGKWVEKTSLGNSALFLGGNASVSVDASRFQGIKANCIYYTDSFKRGGNYMGIYNMEDESLSPCYEGEPCSLICPPMWVNPSPH is encoded by the exons ATGGGAAATTGGGCCGAACTCCCAGAAGACCTACTCGTTCTAACTGCTAAAAAAATAACTCTCTTCAaagattttctctcttttaGTGGAGTTTGTAGATCATGGCGTTCTGTTGCAATCAACGACAATTTCAAGGGATCTGAACAAATCCCATGGCTTATGCTCTCTGACAGAGACAAACCAGACGAGCGGCAGTTTGTTAGCTTGAGAAAAGGGAGTGTAATTCGCACAGTCAATCTACCAGAGGCAAGGGGAAAACGATGCTTAGAGACTTTGGGTTGGTTAGTTACACTTGCTGAAGATGGTGAGATGAATCTACTCCATCCCTTCACTCGAGTTCAAATAAAACTTCCCCATGTCACTACCTTCAAAGACTACCACACGAAaagctttttcaaaaatacgaGTTTCATACGAAAGGCCGTCTTGTCTTCACGCCCGGAGGAGAGCAAAGATTATGTACTCATGGTTATACATGGAAACTGCGGATATCTTGGTTTTTGGAGACTTGGAGATACGTCCTGGACCAAGGTCGAAGTTGGCATAGTTTCCTTTCTTGATATCATTTTTCATGATGGACTATTTTATGGGGTCATGTGTgactttgtttttgcttttgacGTTTGGGGGCCTGACCCGACTCGGCCATGGATTGTTCTGCATGTACCTGACAGACGCAAAATTGGGTCGAACGAGCAATCGTTTCTAGTGGAATCTGCCGGGGTGTTGCTACTGGGGATGCGAGATTATCGGAATAGCAGATTTCAAGTATATATTCCAGGCTGCTCTAAGAGAAAAAGGGAAATGGGTGGAGATAACGAGCTTAGGCAACAATGCTCTATTCTTGG TCAATCTTATGATATTCCATGGCACATTGTGTTTATTACTGCTCTATGGCAAATTTGGAAGGACAGaaacaaaaagagttttgaTAACATTGAGATACCAATCTGCATTAGCGCCAGGAATATCATGGTTTATTCTCGGGAAATTGTGGAAGCATTCAAGTCCCCCCTCATTATGGGCTCTCAGCAAGCATGTCTAATATCTTGGGTGAATCCAATTGCAAGTAACATCAAACTCAACACGGACGGCTGCTGGTACGAAATGAATGGACGAGGAGGCTTTGGTGGATTGTTCAGAGATCACAAAGGCGACTGGATTATGGGATTTTACGGAAGAAGGAACTTTTCATCAAGCCTGGAAGCCGAGATTTGGAGCATCTACAAAGGACTAAAGATCATTCTGGAAAGGAAACTCAAGAACGTGGCAATTGAATCTGATTCTCTCACGGCCGTCAATCTGATTAAGGAAGGGAACCCAAGCAATCACCCGCAAAGTGTGCTCATCAACGAAGCCCACTTCATCATGGCCAAGACCAACACGCCAATCGAGCACACTTATCGATCAGCAAATCAATGTGCAGACCATCTCGCAAGAATGGGGGTCGAACAGACAGACGAACTCGTTTTAGTTATGGACATGCCCATCTCCATGAGAGAATTTTTTCTTAGAGATAGCCTGAATATCAGGCAG CAACAGCAGAATAAGAACATGGGAAATTGGGCAGAACTCCCAGAAGACATACTTGTTCTAATTGCTAAACGAATAACTCTCTTCGAAGATTTCCTGTTTTTCAGTGGAGTTTGCAGATCATGGCATTCTGTTGCAGTCAACGACAATTTCAAGGGATCTGAACAAATCCCGTGGCTTATGCTATCCAACGAAGACAAACCCGACGAGCGTCGGTTTGTTAGCGTGAGAAAAGACAGTATTATTCGCACAGTCAATTTACCAGAAGCTAGGGGAAAACGATGTCTAGAGACATTAGGATGGCTGTTGACTACATCCGAAGATGGTGACATCAATCTACTCCATCCTTTCACTAGAGTTCAAATTAATCTTCCCCATATCTCTACCTCCGAATACTACCACCCGAGAAGGAATAAGCATCTGAGATTCATAAATAAGGCCGTCTTGTCTTCACGTCCAGAGGAGGGCAAAGATTATGTACTCATGGCTATATATGCAGGCGGCGACACTGGCCGTGGATTTCTTGCTTTTTGGAGATCCCGAGATAAGTCCTGGATCACAGTCAACATTATTTGGTTCTGTGATATCAACTTTTATAATGGACTATGTTATGGGGTCGTAGGTACGAAGATTCTTGCTTTTGACGTTTTGGGGCCTAACCCAAATGTGGCATTGGTTGTTGGATATGGACCTAGTCATGAATGCTTTGAAGAGCTCCAGAAACCGTATGTAGTAGAATCGGCTGGGGTAGTACTGATAGTTAATCGAATCATTCGACAAGTATCCCCGTCCACTTTTTCCAAAGACGACCCCTATATTTTCGAGACGTGTGGGTTTACACTGTTCGAGGTTGATTCAAGCGAAAAAGGGAAATGGGTGGAAAAAACGAGCTTAGGCAACAGTGCCCTGTTCTTGGGTGGCAATGCGTCCGTCTCTGTTGACGCCTCTAGATTTCAAGGGATCAAAGCTAACTGTATCTATTACACTGATAGTTTCAAGCGAGGAGGAAATTACATGGGTATTTACAACATGGAAGATGAAAGCCTGAGTCCTTGCTATGAAGGGGAGCCTTGTAGTCTTATTTGTCCACCGATGTGGGTCAATCCGTCACCCCACTGA